A part of Bombus huntii isolate Logan2020A chromosome 16, iyBomHunt1.1, whole genome shotgun sequence genomic DNA contains:
- the LOC126874166 gene encoding neuralized-like protein 4 isoform X2 has product MDWFSARNRLRTMSFLKSALTKSSSSVMQMTSWSGSIEIGVTECDPEIIELTACATNLRQGTWIMVDSGIMHDGIRTVEMYGMCLNELQEGSTLGVMRTSNHELIFYINGVSQGVAVSNIPERIFAVVDMYGDCVQVTITHPQVVSTLCNEPKDEVEINNDFALGEASNSSTTNLVANLNVNLNVNVNVNLPKNPSPAAIREDRLRFHERVGSLVKLSNNARTAERRRPLDEFNNGVVMTHRPLRDNELFEVRIDRLVHKWSGSIEVGVTMHSPTALEFPATMTNMRSGTTMMSGCGILVNGKGTCREYGEFNLDELREGDRVGMIRRSNGNLHYLINGLDQGIAAKVPVGVWGVIDLYGMTVKVTIVDRDEREEQNLITRRNTLQLQGLNETEEEPPDRLMFHSCCGTHVEVINNGRTAHRPNVMDDFNNGVVLTSRPLKPNELFEVRLDKIVTKWAGSIEIGVTTHSPTELEFPFTMTNVRSGTWMMTENGVMHNGTMIIDQYGQNLDRLQVGDRVGVMRKDNATLHFYVNGADQGAAAMNVPEKVYGVIDLYGQAAQATIVDNTDFYSPTTNNSSFSNTTLYSDLRFHHIHSKNAKIINNGLTALRPRALGEFNEAIVIANRALRDGEMFEVTIDKMVDRWTGAIEAGVTLIRPDELEFPSTMTDIDHDTWMLSGSNVMRDGVILRNNYACDLDKLIEGNRIGMMRCSDSSLHYYLDGVDQGPACTGVPPHVYPVIELYGQCVQVTIVQPERRDPTTQQYLPSENSTSQQPTSVIQLQAQTEIMHKFHESVGLNVQLNNDRTVATRCREYNNAILLSETPLENNELFEIAIQEVAREWSGCLRIGVVKNESGNWLTSMNLVPGMGSISTDAWYLTGNEVRHNGYVLCMNYCPSLEWLRVGDKIGLKRTHEGNLKFYINGEDMGIAASSIPEMVYAVIDLFGSTVTINITSSKQQNNAVSPNASLRLQDSLELLLDPMPPVLRNDAGMDTSVDVSEGKLVNDATLTPTQSAAHFIGENDWSYEFHENHGRNIQLESKTSARRVASYNQGVVMSSRPLLKGKPFLVKIEKLNKRWVSNIYCGVTCISPEKANFPLTALGFKKHSWIICSDWISHNGIRIKTKYGAALESLHCNSIVGLFIDDDNRLHLIINGVDQGVAATDLPPYVYAVFDLYGQCEQVSIVANNAEPFSSTTDNSITSVESMRTKLEDAENSREKADLECHEKENVIAAASSDLSSSTSPSVPSQCSSNTKDDDIVEYATCNNDNVHLTNNVENKAMPSISDGNNLDSNSDINHDTTRSIKNKIYDNSNQLNNSAILNSQSENLTIRNECTNVEINNATNINIKNGTANSTNNITNLNTNANNAINESIVSNSQGNNISSLHQNNASVNMLSSSQTFSSQNTLSNAISDISNTVSSSFNEVRSNISWNNTVSVDNSVGGNTILGQNTVSIHNAPLLHPSLPSIPLGTNNIPMKKCEYLKACMRLKKSLVLPDEFFSLEDVLCYCNNCYKVEGDNAICKKGEPPAEFAVPIGWARFPLKQSINANQIPQSTTDKWHVAFYGIRLDAIRLILDTGELMTKEQLDMSNLTMNIKTEDQNPQVVFSPSIKYAASEEFTKRYPYIDTQSNKKLNASTAFQLLVRPGSYTINSGGKDSDDPQFESVKWATKEAGATVIMALLIHLDEF; this is encoded by the exons ATGGATTGGTTCTCAGCGCGGAACCGCTTAAGGACGATGAGCTTTTTGAAGTCCGCATTGACAAAAAG ttCAAGTTCTGTTATGCAGATGACATCATGGAGCGGCAGTATAGAAATAGGAGTAACAGAATGCGATCCAGAAATAATAGAATTAACAGCCTGTGCTACTAATCTTCGTCAAGGAACTTGGATTATGGTTGATTCTGGCATAATGCATGATGGAATAAGAACGGTAGAAATGTATGGAATGTGTCTTAACGAATTACAAGAAGGAAGTACTTTAGGAGTAATGAGGACATCTAAT catgaattgatattttatatcaatggTGTCTCTCAAGGAGTAGCTGTATCCAATATTCCAGAACGCATTTTTGCAGTTGTAGACATGTATGGCGATTGTGTGCAGGTGACTATAACTCACCCACAAGTTGTCTCCACTTTATGTAACGAGCCAAAAGATGAAGTTGAAATTAATAATGACTTCGCTCTTGGAGAAGCATCTAATTCCTCAACAACTAATCTAGTCGCTAATTTGAATGTTAATTTAAATGTTAATGTTAATGTTAATTTACCTAAGAATCCAAGTCCTGCAGCTATTAGGGAGGATAGATTAAGATTTCATGAGAGAGTTGGCTCGCTGGTAAAATTGTCTAACAATGCCAGAACTGCAGAAAGGCGAAGACCCTTAGACGAATTTAATAATGGAGTAGTAATGACTCATAGGCCATTAAGGGACAATGAATTATTTGAG GTACGAATTGATAGGCTTGTACACAAGTGGTCAGGTAGTATAGAAGTTGGAGTTACAATGCATAGTCCAACAGCATTAGAATTTCCAGCAACAATGACTAATATGCGGTCAGGAACAACGATGATGTCTGGGTGTGGAATTTTGGTAAACGGAAAGGGCACATGTCGTGAATATGGGGAATTTAATTTAGATGAATTAAGG GAAGGTGATAGAGTAGGCATGATAAGACGAAGCAATGGAAATCTTCATTATCTAATAAATGGATTAGATCAAGGTATTGCCGCTAAAGTACCTGTAGGTGTATGGGGTGTTATAgatttgtatggtatgacggtaAAAGTAACAATCGTCGATCGTGATGAAAGGGAGGAACAAAACTTAATTACTAGACGAAACACGTTACAATTGCAAGGTTTAAATG AAACCGAAGAAGAGCCGCCAGATAGACTTATGTTTCATTCTTGCTGCGGTACACATGTCGAAGTGATTAATAACGGACGCACTGCGCATAGGCCTAA CGTAATGGATGATTTTAACAACGGTGTTGTATTGACTTCAAGACCATTGAAACCAAATGAATTATTCGAAGTGAGGTTGGACAAAATTGTAACAAAATGGGCAGGTTCTATCGAAATAGGAGTTACCACTCATTCCCCAACTGAACTAGAGTTTCCTTTCACTATGACAAACGTTAG ATCCGGTACATGGATGATGACAGAAAATGGGGTGATGCACAATGGTACTATGATAATAGACCAATATGGTCAGAATCTTGATCGACTACAAGTGGGAGATCGTGTAGGTGTAATGAGAAAGGACAATGCAACATTGCACTTTTATGTAAATGGTGCTGATCAAGGGGCTGCAGCGATGAATGTTCCTGAGAAAGTTTATGGTGTCATAGATCTTTATGGGCAAGCAGCACAGGCAACTATAGTTGACAATACAGACTTCTATAGTCCTACTACAAACAATTCAAGCTTCAGCAATACAACCTTATATAG TGATTTGAGGTTTCATCATATACATAGTAAGAatgcaaaaataataaataatggaTTGACTGCATTGAGGCCTAGAGCTTTAGGAGAATTCAATGAAGCCATTGTGATTGCAAATCGTGCGCTGCGTGATGGTGAAATGTTTGAAGTGACAATCGATAAAATGGTTGATAGATGGACAGGAGCAATTGAAGCAg gtGTAACTCTTATAAGACCCGACGAGTTGGAATTTCCATCTACGATGACGGATATCGATCACGATACTTGGATGTTGTCTGGATCTAACGTTATGCGAGATGGTGTTATTTTAAGGAATAATTACGCTTGTGATTTAGACAAACTAATTGAGGGAAATCGCATTGGCATGATGCGATGTTCAGATAGTAGtttgcattattatttagatGGAGTAGATCAGGGACCTGCTTGTACAGGTGTACCACCACATGTCTATCCTGTGATTGAATTGTATGGACAATGTGTTCAG GTTACAATTGTACAACCGGAACGCAGGGATCCAACAACACAACAGTATTTGCCATCAGAAAACAGTACTAGTCAACAACCTACATCAGTAATTCAGCTTCAAGCTCAGACAGAGATAATGCATAAATTTCACGAATCTGTTGGTTTAAATGTTCAATTAAATAACGATAGAACGGTAGCAACTAGGTGTAGAGAATATAATAATGCTATATTATTAAGCGAAACACCATTAGAAAATAATGAACTTTTTGAAATTGCCATACAAGAAGTAGCTCGTGAATGGAGTGGTTGTTTAAGGATAGGTGTTGTGAAAAATGAAAGTGGAAACTGGTTAACATCTATGAATCTTGTACCTGGCATGGGGTCCATTTCAACAGATGCTTGGTACTTAACAG GTAATGAAGTAAGACACAATGGATATGTTTTATGTATGAATTATTGTCCAAGTTTGGAATGGTTACGTGTTGGTGATAAAATTGGACTGAAACGTACACACGAgggtaatttaaaattttatataaatggaGAGGATATGGGTATAGCGGCATCGAGTATACCGGAAATGGTGTATGCTGTGATCGATCTTTTTGGTAGTACAGTAACTATAAATATAACGAGTAGTAAACAACAAAATAATGCAGTATCTCCAAATGCTAGTTTGAGATTGCAAGATTCTTTGGAATTATTGCTAGATCCAATGCCACCAGTTTTGCGAAA TGATGCTGGAATGGACACATCTGTAGATGTATCTGAAGGAAAATTAGTAAACGATGCAACACTCACACCAACGCAATCTGCTGCTCATTTTATAGGAGAAAACGATTGGAGTTATGAATTCCATGAAAATCATGGCAGAAACATACAACTCGAAAGTAAGACTTCTGCACGAAGAGTTGCAAGTTATAATCAAG GAGTGGTAATGTCTAGTCGTCCTTTACTAAAAGGAAAGCCATTTTTAgtgaaaatagagaaattgAACAAACGATGggtttctaatatttattgtgGAGTAACTTGCATTTCACCTGAAAAAGCTAATTTTCCCTTAACTGCTCTTGGCTTCAAAAAACATTCTTGGATTATTTGTAGCGACTGGATATCACATAATGGTATTAGG ATAAAGACAAAGTATGGAGCTGCTTTGGAAAGTCTTCACTGTAATTCTATAGTAGGTTTATTTATCGATGACGACAACAGATTACACTTAATTATCAATGGTGTAGATCAAGGCGTAGCTGCAACGGACTTACCACCTTATGTTTATGCTGTATTTGATCTGTATGGTCAATGCGAACAAGTTTCCATTGTTGCAAATAATGCAGAGCCATTCTCATCTACTACCGATAATAGTATAACATCCGTGGAATCTATGAGAACGAAGCTAGAAGATGCGGAAAATTCGCGAGAGAAAGCAGACTTAGAGTGTcacgaaaaagaaaacgtcATCGCAGCTGCTTCTTCGGATTTATCTTCCTCTACCTCACCAAGTGTGCCGAGCCAGTGCAGTTCGAATACTAAAGACGATGATATTGTGGAATATGCAACGTGTAACAACGATAATGTgcatttaacgaataatgttGAGAACAAAGCTATGCCCAGTATCTCAGACGGTAATAATTTGGATTCAAACTCGGATATAAATCACGACACAACACGAAGTATTAAGAACAAGATTTACGATAATTCAAATCAGTTGAATAATAGCGCGATATTGAATAGTCAGTCAGAAAATTTGACTATTAGAAACGAATGTACAAATGTAGAGATAAATAATGCaactaatattaatattaaaaatggcACCGCAAACAGCACCAATAACATAACTAACTTAAATACTAACGCTAATAATGCGATAAACGAAAGCATAGTATCTAATAGTCAAGGAAATAATATAAGCTCCTTGCATCAAAATAATGCATCTGTTAATATGTTAAGCTCATCTCAGACATTCTCGTCTCAAAATACATTGAGTAACGCAATATCTGATATTTCGAACACTGTTTCTTCTAGTTTCAACGAAGTGCGTTCAAATATATCCTGGAATAATACAGTATCTGTTGATAATTCCGTTGGTGGAAATACGATTTTAGGACAAAATACAGTCTCCATTCATAATGCACCATTGCTGCATCCATCGCTACCGTCCATACCTCTTGGAACAAACAATATACCCATGAAAAAGTGTGAATATCTAAAGGCGTGTATGAGATTAAAGAAATCACTGGTTTTACCGGATGAATTCTTTTCCTTAGAAGATGTACTTTGTTATTGTAACAACTGTTATAAAGTAGAAGGGGATAATGCAATTTGCAAAAAGGGTGAACCTCCGGCAGAGTTTGCTGTACCGATTGGATGGGCTAGGTTTCCATTGAAACAAAGTATTAACGCCAATCAAATTCCACAGAGTACAACCGATAAATGGCATGTTGCTTTCTATGGTATACGTCTGGATGCAATTAG ACTAATTCTCGACACAGGAGAACTTATGACAAAAGAGCAATTGGATATGAGTAATTTaacaatgaatataaagacCGAAGATCAAAACCCTCAGGTAGTCTTTTCTCCTAGTATAAAGTATGCAGCATCTGAGGAATTTACCAAGAGATATCC ATATATTGATACTCAATCAAATAAAAAGTTAAATGCTTCAACGGCATTTCAACTACTAGTAAGGCCTGGTTCATATACAATTAATTCTGGTGGTAAAGATAGCGATGACCCGCAGTTCGAATCTGTCAAATGGGCTACCAAAGAAGCTGGGGCTACGGTTATTATGGCTCTCTTAATTCACCtcgatgaattttaa
- the LOC126874166 gene encoding neuralized-like protein 4 isoform X1 → MSVVGAQQMVDMFHQRCGHRVTLTNNNCTAIRDFSEYNHGLVLSAEPLKDDELFEVRIDKKMTSWSGSIEIGVTECDPEIIELTACATNLRQGTWIMVDSGIMHDGIRTVEMYGMCLNELQEGSTLGVMRTSNHELIFYINGVSQGVAVSNIPERIFAVVDMYGDCVQVTITHPQVVSTLCNEPKDEVEINNDFALGEASNSSTTNLVANLNVNLNVNVNVNLPKNPSPAAIREDRLRFHERVGSLVKLSNNARTAERRRPLDEFNNGVVMTHRPLRDNELFEVRIDRLVHKWSGSIEVGVTMHSPTALEFPATMTNMRSGTTMMSGCGILVNGKGTCREYGEFNLDELREGDRVGMIRRSNGNLHYLINGLDQGIAAKVPVGVWGVIDLYGMTVKVTIVDRDEREEQNLITRRNTLQLQGLNETEEEPPDRLMFHSCCGTHVEVINNGRTAHRPNVMDDFNNGVVLTSRPLKPNELFEVRLDKIVTKWAGSIEIGVTTHSPTELEFPFTMTNVRSGTWMMTENGVMHNGTMIIDQYGQNLDRLQVGDRVGVMRKDNATLHFYVNGADQGAAAMNVPEKVYGVIDLYGQAAQATIVDNTDFYSPTTNNSSFSNTTLYSDLRFHHIHSKNAKIINNGLTALRPRALGEFNEAIVIANRALRDGEMFEVTIDKMVDRWTGAIEAGVTLIRPDELEFPSTMTDIDHDTWMLSGSNVMRDGVILRNNYACDLDKLIEGNRIGMMRCSDSSLHYYLDGVDQGPACTGVPPHVYPVIELYGQCVQVTIVQPERRDPTTQQYLPSENSTSQQPTSVIQLQAQTEIMHKFHESVGLNVQLNNDRTVATRCREYNNAILLSETPLENNELFEIAIQEVAREWSGCLRIGVVKNESGNWLTSMNLVPGMGSISTDAWYLTGNEVRHNGYVLCMNYCPSLEWLRVGDKIGLKRTHEGNLKFYINGEDMGIAASSIPEMVYAVIDLFGSTVTINITSSKQQNNAVSPNASLRLQDSLELLLDPMPPVLRNDAGMDTSVDVSEGKLVNDATLTPTQSAAHFIGENDWSYEFHENHGRNIQLESKTSARRVASYNQGVVMSSRPLLKGKPFLVKIEKLNKRWVSNIYCGVTCISPEKANFPLTALGFKKHSWIICSDWISHNGIRIKTKYGAALESLHCNSIVGLFIDDDNRLHLIINGVDQGVAATDLPPYVYAVFDLYGQCEQVSIVANNAEPFSSTTDNSITSVESMRTKLEDAENSREKADLECHEKENVIAAASSDLSSSTSPSVPSQCSSNTKDDDIVEYATCNNDNVHLTNNVENKAMPSISDGNNLDSNSDINHDTTRSIKNKIYDNSNQLNNSAILNSQSENLTIRNECTNVEINNATNINIKNGTANSTNNITNLNTNANNAINESIVSNSQGNNISSLHQNNASVNMLSSSQTFSSQNTLSNAISDISNTVSSSFNEVRSNISWNNTVSVDNSVGGNTILGQNTVSIHNAPLLHPSLPSIPLGTNNIPMKKCEYLKACMRLKKSLVLPDEFFSLEDVLCYCNNCYKVEGDNAICKKGEPPAEFAVPIGWARFPLKQSINANQIPQSTTDKWHVAFYGIRLDAIRLILDTGELMTKEQLDMSNLTMNIKTEDQNPQVVFSPSIKYAASEEFTKRYPYIDTQSNKKLNASTAFQLLVRPGSYTINSGGKDSDDPQFESVKWATKEAGATVIMALLIHLDEF, encoded by the exons ATGTCGGTGGTCGGTGCACAACAAATGGTCGACATGTTTCATCAACGATGCGGTCATCGTGTAACTTTAACAAACAACAATTGCACGGCCATAAGGGATTTTTCAGAATATAATCATGGATTGGTTCTCAGCGCGGAACCGCTTAAGGACGATGAGCTTTTTGAAGTCCGCATTGACAAAAAG ATGACATCATGGAGCGGCAGTATAGAAATAGGAGTAACAGAATGCGATCCAGAAATAATAGAATTAACAGCCTGTGCTACTAATCTTCGTCAAGGAACTTGGATTATGGTTGATTCTGGCATAATGCATGATGGAATAAGAACGGTAGAAATGTATGGAATGTGTCTTAACGAATTACAAGAAGGAAGTACTTTAGGAGTAATGAGGACATCTAAT catgaattgatattttatatcaatggTGTCTCTCAAGGAGTAGCTGTATCCAATATTCCAGAACGCATTTTTGCAGTTGTAGACATGTATGGCGATTGTGTGCAGGTGACTATAACTCACCCACAAGTTGTCTCCACTTTATGTAACGAGCCAAAAGATGAAGTTGAAATTAATAATGACTTCGCTCTTGGAGAAGCATCTAATTCCTCAACAACTAATCTAGTCGCTAATTTGAATGTTAATTTAAATGTTAATGTTAATGTTAATTTACCTAAGAATCCAAGTCCTGCAGCTATTAGGGAGGATAGATTAAGATTTCATGAGAGAGTTGGCTCGCTGGTAAAATTGTCTAACAATGCCAGAACTGCAGAAAGGCGAAGACCCTTAGACGAATTTAATAATGGAGTAGTAATGACTCATAGGCCATTAAGGGACAATGAATTATTTGAG GTACGAATTGATAGGCTTGTACACAAGTGGTCAGGTAGTATAGAAGTTGGAGTTACAATGCATAGTCCAACAGCATTAGAATTTCCAGCAACAATGACTAATATGCGGTCAGGAACAACGATGATGTCTGGGTGTGGAATTTTGGTAAACGGAAAGGGCACATGTCGTGAATATGGGGAATTTAATTTAGATGAATTAAGG GAAGGTGATAGAGTAGGCATGATAAGACGAAGCAATGGAAATCTTCATTATCTAATAAATGGATTAGATCAAGGTATTGCCGCTAAAGTACCTGTAGGTGTATGGGGTGTTATAgatttgtatggtatgacggtaAAAGTAACAATCGTCGATCGTGATGAAAGGGAGGAACAAAACTTAATTACTAGACGAAACACGTTACAATTGCAAGGTTTAAATG AAACCGAAGAAGAGCCGCCAGATAGACTTATGTTTCATTCTTGCTGCGGTACACATGTCGAAGTGATTAATAACGGACGCACTGCGCATAGGCCTAA CGTAATGGATGATTTTAACAACGGTGTTGTATTGACTTCAAGACCATTGAAACCAAATGAATTATTCGAAGTGAGGTTGGACAAAATTGTAACAAAATGGGCAGGTTCTATCGAAATAGGAGTTACCACTCATTCCCCAACTGAACTAGAGTTTCCTTTCACTATGACAAACGTTAG ATCCGGTACATGGATGATGACAGAAAATGGGGTGATGCACAATGGTACTATGATAATAGACCAATATGGTCAGAATCTTGATCGACTACAAGTGGGAGATCGTGTAGGTGTAATGAGAAAGGACAATGCAACATTGCACTTTTATGTAAATGGTGCTGATCAAGGGGCTGCAGCGATGAATGTTCCTGAGAAAGTTTATGGTGTCATAGATCTTTATGGGCAAGCAGCACAGGCAACTATAGTTGACAATACAGACTTCTATAGTCCTACTACAAACAATTCAAGCTTCAGCAATACAACCTTATATAG TGATTTGAGGTTTCATCATATACATAGTAAGAatgcaaaaataataaataatggaTTGACTGCATTGAGGCCTAGAGCTTTAGGAGAATTCAATGAAGCCATTGTGATTGCAAATCGTGCGCTGCGTGATGGTGAAATGTTTGAAGTGACAATCGATAAAATGGTTGATAGATGGACAGGAGCAATTGAAGCAg gtGTAACTCTTATAAGACCCGACGAGTTGGAATTTCCATCTACGATGACGGATATCGATCACGATACTTGGATGTTGTCTGGATCTAACGTTATGCGAGATGGTGTTATTTTAAGGAATAATTACGCTTGTGATTTAGACAAACTAATTGAGGGAAATCGCATTGGCATGATGCGATGTTCAGATAGTAGtttgcattattatttagatGGAGTAGATCAGGGACCTGCTTGTACAGGTGTACCACCACATGTCTATCCTGTGATTGAATTGTATGGACAATGTGTTCAG GTTACAATTGTACAACCGGAACGCAGGGATCCAACAACACAACAGTATTTGCCATCAGAAAACAGTACTAGTCAACAACCTACATCAGTAATTCAGCTTCAAGCTCAGACAGAGATAATGCATAAATTTCACGAATCTGTTGGTTTAAATGTTCAATTAAATAACGATAGAACGGTAGCAACTAGGTGTAGAGAATATAATAATGCTATATTATTAAGCGAAACACCATTAGAAAATAATGAACTTTTTGAAATTGCCATACAAGAAGTAGCTCGTGAATGGAGTGGTTGTTTAAGGATAGGTGTTGTGAAAAATGAAAGTGGAAACTGGTTAACATCTATGAATCTTGTACCTGGCATGGGGTCCATTTCAACAGATGCTTGGTACTTAACAG GTAATGAAGTAAGACACAATGGATATGTTTTATGTATGAATTATTGTCCAAGTTTGGAATGGTTACGTGTTGGTGATAAAATTGGACTGAAACGTACACACGAgggtaatttaaaattttatataaatggaGAGGATATGGGTATAGCGGCATCGAGTATACCGGAAATGGTGTATGCTGTGATCGATCTTTTTGGTAGTACAGTAACTATAAATATAACGAGTAGTAAACAACAAAATAATGCAGTATCTCCAAATGCTAGTTTGAGATTGCAAGATTCTTTGGAATTATTGCTAGATCCAATGCCACCAGTTTTGCGAAA TGATGCTGGAATGGACACATCTGTAGATGTATCTGAAGGAAAATTAGTAAACGATGCAACACTCACACCAACGCAATCTGCTGCTCATTTTATAGGAGAAAACGATTGGAGTTATGAATTCCATGAAAATCATGGCAGAAACATACAACTCGAAAGTAAGACTTCTGCACGAAGAGTTGCAAGTTATAATCAAG GAGTGGTAATGTCTAGTCGTCCTTTACTAAAAGGAAAGCCATTTTTAgtgaaaatagagaaattgAACAAACGATGggtttctaatatttattgtgGAGTAACTTGCATTTCACCTGAAAAAGCTAATTTTCCCTTAACTGCTCTTGGCTTCAAAAAACATTCTTGGATTATTTGTAGCGACTGGATATCACATAATGGTATTAGG ATAAAGACAAAGTATGGAGCTGCTTTGGAAAGTCTTCACTGTAATTCTATAGTAGGTTTATTTATCGATGACGACAACAGATTACACTTAATTATCAATGGTGTAGATCAAGGCGTAGCTGCAACGGACTTACCACCTTATGTTTATGCTGTATTTGATCTGTATGGTCAATGCGAACAAGTTTCCATTGTTGCAAATAATGCAGAGCCATTCTCATCTACTACCGATAATAGTATAACATCCGTGGAATCTATGAGAACGAAGCTAGAAGATGCGGAAAATTCGCGAGAGAAAGCAGACTTAGAGTGTcacgaaaaagaaaacgtcATCGCAGCTGCTTCTTCGGATTTATCTTCCTCTACCTCACCAAGTGTGCCGAGCCAGTGCAGTTCGAATACTAAAGACGATGATATTGTGGAATATGCAACGTGTAACAACGATAATGTgcatttaacgaataatgttGAGAACAAAGCTATGCCCAGTATCTCAGACGGTAATAATTTGGATTCAAACTCGGATATAAATCACGACACAACACGAAGTATTAAGAACAAGATTTACGATAATTCAAATCAGTTGAATAATAGCGCGATATTGAATAGTCAGTCAGAAAATTTGACTATTAGAAACGAATGTACAAATGTAGAGATAAATAATGCaactaatattaatattaaaaatggcACCGCAAACAGCACCAATAACATAACTAACTTAAATACTAACGCTAATAATGCGATAAACGAAAGCATAGTATCTAATAGTCAAGGAAATAATATAAGCTCCTTGCATCAAAATAATGCATCTGTTAATATGTTAAGCTCATCTCAGACATTCTCGTCTCAAAATACATTGAGTAACGCAATATCTGATATTTCGAACACTGTTTCTTCTAGTTTCAACGAAGTGCGTTCAAATATATCCTGGAATAATACAGTATCTGTTGATAATTCCGTTGGTGGAAATACGATTTTAGGACAAAATACAGTCTCCATTCATAATGCACCATTGCTGCATCCATCGCTACCGTCCATACCTCTTGGAACAAACAATATACCCATGAAAAAGTGTGAATATCTAAAGGCGTGTATGAGATTAAAGAAATCACTGGTTTTACCGGATGAATTCTTTTCCTTAGAAGATGTACTTTGTTATTGTAACAACTGTTATAAAGTAGAAGGGGATAATGCAATTTGCAAAAAGGGTGAACCTCCGGCAGAGTTTGCTGTACCGATTGGATGGGCTAGGTTTCCATTGAAACAAAGTATTAACGCCAATCAAATTCCACAGAGTACAACCGATAAATGGCATGTTGCTTTCTATGGTATACGTCTGGATGCAATTAG ACTAATTCTCGACACAGGAGAACTTATGACAAAAGAGCAATTGGATATGAGTAATTTaacaatgaatataaagacCGAAGATCAAAACCCTCAGGTAGTCTTTTCTCCTAGTATAAAGTATGCAGCATCTGAGGAATTTACCAAGAGATATCC ATATATTGATACTCAATCAAATAAAAAGTTAAATGCTTCAACGGCATTTCAACTACTAGTAAGGCCTGGTTCATATACAATTAATTCTGGTGGTAAAGATAGCGATGACCCGCAGTTCGAATCTGTCAAATGGGCTACCAAAGAAGCTGGGGCTACGGTTATTATGGCTCTCTTAATTCACCtcgatgaattttaa